CAGCAGTGCCGGCTTTAGGCACAGAATATTCTAATAGTACTAAGTACCGTACTTTAGGGGAGGCGACCGCGGGCGCCAGTCAGTACGTACCTACTACAGGGCGCCGCGCGCCCCAGCtcaacttaatttaatttggataggtattatttttatcgATCTAAAGGATAACTAAATTAAGCGTATTAAATTTTATAGACTTATCTTGTGGGAGTGAGCATTTTATGTGtgtacactaagggtacagggctactacgaaactcgaaactcgaagttcgtgtcgtgcggtccctctgacacttatactatttaatacgagagcgagagggacggtacgacacgaacttcgagtttcgtgtttcgtagtagccctgctgagggaccgcacgacacgaacttcgagtttcaagtttcgtagtagccctgcagttcgtACAAACATGAATGCTAACCATAACCCGCAGCGATTGCTCTGCACCCAATATCGTACCTTGCGTGGCGTGCATTTTATGAACTTTGTATCAATTTCCAATCTCTCCCAGGTCACACTCGTAACATAAGCATACCGGATTGCGTCGAGTTCAAGATAACGACGAACGCTTGCCGCGGCTACTGCGAGTCCTGGTCTTTACCGAGCATCATGCTGGGCTTCAAGAGACACCCTGTCACCTCGCTGGGGCAGTGCTGCAACATCATGGAGTCGGAAGACGTAAGTTGAACTTGGCCCAGAGGGGCTTGAGCTATTggtaggggcgccggccgcagCGGGTCTTTGTGCACCTATTCCTGTTGTTTTGATCGCACGCTTACTAGAGGGCGGTAAAGTAGGTACtgattgcacacgggcgctacaatGGGCTACAGACAGACGCCTCTGAACTTGGCTGGACACACTGCCGTGGGTTTTGGCATATATCTTTTCTGCCAAGATGAATATTGATACAGTCGGACAAGTAAATACTAAGTAGtttgagtaaaattttatttctttaaagaaTCAGCGTGACCGTATGAAGTAGAACAAGTAATTACACGCAATTATGATCGGTAATTTCGATAGCTTTGACATCAGTTAGTGACTCGGCGGTAGAATAGGGTTCAAATCTCGGTTTCATTGTCTTTTTTTAGTTATGGATTTATTGACTAAATAATATTTCGTTTGTgtcttattttttaatctatattttttcaaaaaaaaaacacgatacaAAAAACCCatgagcgaagctcggtcgcccaggtactctATCCTTAATAGACTTGCTTCTTTTTCAGGTTCCTGTAAAGGTGCGATGCATAGACGGAGAAAGGAATCTTATATTTAAATCTGCTGTCTCCTGCGCCTGCTATCATTGTCAAAAAGAGTAATAAATGCCCATACTTACCTAAATTTACAATAATCATACATATAATGTAAAATTATCGAATGTAAAACTTCAAGTAGGTAGACATCATGTAGACATAATGCCAAACAAGAGTACAGATGTGtctttattaggtacttatcttAGCGTGACATTGCTGTAACTTGCGATGCCTTTTTAGTTTATAAAGTTacgttaaataatatttgttctatCTAATGTGGTTATGATTAAACATATCGAGACTGAAAATTAATTTAGCCTTTGCATTATTAATCCGCCAACTTCAAAATCCCTAAATTATCACCATCATTATCCGGAAGACAAAggctcttagaacgccacaatgaacgattaacttgccacttgcatccaccagttgcccacaactctcgcgatgtcgtcattcAACCTGTTGGGTGGTCTGCAAACGCTGCCTCTGCCGGTTCGTGttccatgtttatttttttattcttaaggatggcaaacgagcaagtggtctcctggtggtaagagatcaccaccgcactataaacatctgcaacaccaggggtattgcagatgcgttgccaacctagaggcctaagatggtatacctcaagtgcctctaatttcaccggctgtcttactctccacgccgaaacacaacagtgcaagcactgctgcttcacggcaggattagcgagcaagatggtggtagcactccgggtggaccttgcacaaggtcctaccacctgcacctgttCCATGTTCAAGTACAATTCCAAGACGGGCTGCAGAGATGCAGACCGCACCTGCAGGCGGCACGTGGCTAGAGCCAAACCAAGCTAACTCTGCAGAGAATAATATGGTAACATTGCAAATGTAACGCATATTATGTACGTGATTTGACGTTAATATACAGTGTTGCCAAATTATTCTTACTTAGCTTGGCCAGGCTCTAGCAGCTGCGGCTGACCGCAGTGCAGTCTGTCGCCTCTATTCTTTGAGTAGCTTCTTAGCTTCTATTAAGCGCGGCGACATTTCGCGGCTGCAAAACCTGCCGTCTCAGTCACTCCCGTACCTTCGCACGAGGCAGAATGTGTGAACGCAGCGGATCGCGACACCATTTAGTGGTTGGAGGCCTTAgggcaacaaaggagtggaAGCCCAAAACTATTTTCACAGTATAGTATATTGTTTGTAGCAATTAGGTACTATAGGTAAGGTaaaacagagaaaaaaaatatcaaaggaaAAGTCCGAAAAAAATCCGAAGTCTATTGTGGGCTATAGCCCCGCTACTCGaatctcgaagttcgtattgtaccgtccctctcgttctcgtattaaatagtaggtgtcagagggaccgcacgacacgaacttcaagtttcgtagtagccctgccgggcCGGATACCttcccctaaatccggcccagactacctactatgaaattcgaaaatcgaagttcgtattgtaccgtcccgcgcgacttcgattttcgaatttagtagtagctatgattgccttggtctgagacgaagattttactttgtgtactagagcataaaaaggaattttatgtacaatgtttacgagcatgagaagtgaagtAGTAGATTCTACAACGAGAGCagaaaacgagccattttacccaagacgttcataaagccacccgagccggcacggcgagggtggacagagacgtcgaggggaaaatacttaggttttatttaatgccaggccgtggtggcctagtggtttgacctatcgcctctcaagcagagggtcgtgggttcaaaccccggctcgcacctctgagtttttcgaaattcatgcgcgaaatttaccacgagctttgcggtgaaggaaaacatcgtgaggaaacctgcacaaacctgcgaagcaattcaatggtgcgtgtgaagttcccaatccgcactgggcccgcgtgggaactacggcccaagccctcttgttctgaaaggaggcctgtgcccagcagtgggacgtatatatgctgggatgatgatgatttaatgctcgagttatGCACTTGATTTTCACTTCTATTACGAGTCaataaaatagcaacagtggaaacaatttttcacttaccTACTACGTACGTACCttatatttttcatgcatttctgtataagtatatattttttagttttgttgatttattttaattgttttttttatttttatgcattaaaaatgattaaataaatatgtagaaattTTTTCGTTTGTGGCTCTTGAGACCTTATTACCTTGGTCtgagacgaagattttactttatgccaAACTTTATGCACagagcataaaaagtatatgttatgtcgcctagatccagcacaaacacgaactttacgagcatgagaagtgaaaagtcattttatctacacgcagctcgtggggcagttccacctagttctcgttaatgcaggtcattctcaatggttcttgaacacatgatagaggatttaatatatggataggtaaagataaaatattgtatgcaactgtacgtaattaggccttaaaacactcatgtgaccctacaTCATGTGaccccacactcgtgttttaaggaccccttacgatacagttgcataaaatactattatgcaGCTCATACTAGCCAAAGAtatgtcagtactattatatattctgtgccaaAGATATTATACGAGCATAACGAAATCAGTAGTCAAACGAAGGTCTGATTTTAAACTGATAAAATTGTTTTGCCGCGTTTATATTAACATCTAAAACAAACCGTGAAATTGAGTTTGCCAATATACAAAAAAGTCCATGACATTTGGGAATATAGTTACTGCATAAAGCTATTGAAAAATGTAAGGTAGGGTAACGTATGTGTGCAGCACTGTCACGAATATGATTAAGTCTCCAGGAATATCTTTTATCTGTAAAAGGTTTGGTGGAAATTGTGTATCCAATCAAAGCAGTTAACAGATGTTCTGACTAAGGGGATTTAAGATTTGGTGTGGCAATTCCAAACTGTCACTTTGACGTTTTATCTCTACGTTTCGTTTCTTTTCGTTTCGTTCGTCAATTTCGTCATTCGACGCATGTCATTTTCTTGACTTACTTGTGATATTGTGTTGGAAATTACGAAAATGTAATAGTTGAATGATACAAATCATTTTACAAACTCTCGCTTGGTATTTATAAATTTGTGGTCTAAACAAAGATGTTATGGAGGACAATATTACACCTTGTAAGAAGACGCCAACTTGGCAGAACTGTGTACATTGCCCTAATCTTCTGTTCAGCACTACCACGGAGTTCGAAAGGTTTTTGTAAaacttattttcataaaaagGTAACTATCTCGATCTGCAAACACTTTATGAGCCATCTCTTTTCACAGGCATATTCAAGACAAGCATAGTATTAAGGAAGGGTCCATTATCTTGTGTCAATATGGACCTAATGGAATTTGTGCCACACTGCAATTCGGTGATTTACGGAAAGCAGGATTCAAGTATCACGTAAGGGAATACCATTTGTACGCCAAGGACGATGCAGAAGACGATTGGACCTTTTACTCATCATCTCAGAATCTTCCAGCAGTATTGAATGACCCCAACAGAGGCAAGCAAAGCAACTTTTTCACTAAGATTTGGGGAGACAGCTTTGTAGAAAAAGTAGAAATACATCCTAGTCCATACCTGCCTGAAATCACATTACACCATTTTGAGGCATATTGCAAAAAAATTGTGAGAAGATACAGAAGACACTGCAAGCTCAAGGACAACGTCCCTGCCAAGGCCAGGACTCCAGTGGTTGAAGCAACTTGTGAAGTTCCTGAAATTTTCTACCAACAAGCATTAGAATTACATGATCCAAATGTTTTTAGTAAAGTATTTCCAAATCTCGTTGATGCCCAGGATACTACTGTTGCGGTCAGGTCCCTGCAGGAGACACTGAGCACATACCTAGACTTTATAGAAATGAAAATATCAAAACAAGTAGCACAGAAGTCTGATGCGTTCTTCCATGCTATGCTCTCACATGACACCATCATGGAGCAAATGGCCAAAGCTGTGAAAACAGTGCGATCAACAAGAGACAGTATTAGTGTAGTGAAAAACAATCTGACGCAATGTCCTTTAAAATTGGTGAGTCTCACAAGAATTAATCAAAATCTGACTAATGTACATGAATTGCTGAAATTGATAGGAACGGTGCAGCAAACCCAGCCCATGATCCAACTTCTTTTGAGTACTTCTGATTATGTTGCTGCTTTGGATTTGATAAGTTCTACACAAAAGGTTTTATCAACACAACTTGCAAGGATTCAGGCTTTCCGGCACTTGTCTCCACAGCTGACTGAAATGAAAAGGTTAATTCATAAAATGCTGGGCAATGAATTCCAAAGATTTATTGTGACAGATTTAAACAGACCTCCCAAGGATCTATCAGACATCCCTGAGAGGGACAAAATAGTATCCATAGTGTCAGGGATTCTGAGACTAAAAGAGTTTGATTTTATAGAAACCTTCAAAATGGAGGCTATGACTACAATCCAGGCTACAATCAAACAATGTGTGATAGAAATTGTATCAGAGAGAGATGGTAACACAGAAGTGGTTCTGCGGGGTTCCAATGCTGACAATGCATGGTTGCTATGCAATGAGAGTATTGTATTCCTTCAAAAAGTTACTCCAAACCTAATCACAGTGTTCAAGAGAATTTTGGCCCTAAAAGAATTAGTATTGGACATCAGCCAAATGGATGATGTGACTGGAAATGAAAGTGAAGAAGTGTGGACTCAGGATGAACTTGTTTTAGTTGAagaaaaactgaataaaatgaTTGTCTCATTATCTGATTACAGTAATGAGAGATGTGCTAATCTCATTGTGACCAAAACTGAAAAGGACTTTGTGTTTTCTGATTTATCTCAGTTATCTAAATTGTCAACATTAATAGAAGATTTTTCAGATGAATTTGAAAAAGTGACAGGGCATTGCAGTAATTCAATGAAACTGGCACTGAGGAGTTTTGCAAtgaaatatatacaaaacttaCATTCAGAGCGCAGAAGCCAACTAACTGCCACCCTCAATGCCGAACGATGGAAAAGTGCTGATGTTCCAAATGAGCTTCAacatttaattgataaaatatcTAATTCTGGCAATTCAGCAAACATGCAGTATGAAACTGTTAAATCAGATGGAAAATTTCTAGTTAtaaacaaggaaaactatgCAGTTGTTGGAACAGTGcaactattaattaaaatcATGCTGGAGTACTGTGAAGCCACTAAACAGTCGCCAGTTATTGTTCAGTATTTAACTCACTGCATGTTAGAACTAATCAGACTGTTTAATTCCCGCTGCTGCCAGTTGGTCCTGGGAGCAGGTGCAATACAAAGTGCAGGGCTGAAAACAATATCCACATCAAACTTAGCTTTAGTCTCCAGATCTCTGCAGGTCGTCCTGTGGCTGCTGCCAATAATCAGGCAACACCTTGACCAGTTGCAGTCAAAAGAAGTATCATTGAACGGCTTCAGTAGTATTGAAAGTGATATTGTTAGCCATAAGCAAGAAATAGAGAATAAGATATGCCTCATAGTTAGCAACATGCTTTGCTCACAGTTGTTCGGCTGGGATGCTAAACCTCCTGTTCCATCTCAAACATTccgaaatatttccaaacacTTAGTTAAATTACATGAAGCATTAATAGATATACTGCCtattgaacaaataagaaacatttataAAAGAGTACATGATAATTTCAAAGATAAATTAAGAGAGCAATTAGCAAAAATGAATATTGTAGCCAATGGTAGTCCTCAGCATGGAGTAGTCACTTCCGAGTTAACCTTCTACCTGCAGACCCTCAAGACGCTGCGTGTGATCAACGACAACGACGCCGAAGACAACATACTTTACGATATTTGGCTAAActaaacaaattaatatttcagTGTTGTTAAAAAGTGGGCAGG
This sequence is a window from Choristoneura fumiferana chromosome 10, NRCan_CFum_1, whole genome shotgun sequence. Protein-coding genes within it:
- the scat gene encoding VPS54 subunit of GARP complex scat, whose product is MEDNITPCKKTPTWQNCVHCPNLLFSTTTEFERHIQDKHSIKEGSIILCQYGPNGICATLQFGDLRKAGFKYHVREYHLYAKDDAEDDWTFYSSSQNLPAVLNDPNRGKQSNFFTKIWGDSFVEKVEIHPSPYLPEITLHHFEAYCKKIVRRYRRHCKLKDNVPAKARTPVVEATCEVPEIFYQQALELHDPNVFSKVFPNLVDAQDTTVAVRSLQETLSTYLDFIEMKISKQVAQKSDAFFHAMLSHDTIMEQMAKAVKTVRSTRDSISVVKNNLTQCPLKLVSLTRINQNLTNVHELLKLIGTVQQTQPMIQLLLSTSDYVAALDLISSTQKVLSTQLARIQAFRHLSPQLTEMKRLIHKMLGNEFQRFIVTDLNRPPKDLSDIPERDKIVSIVSGILRLKEFDFIETFKMEAMTTIQATIKQCVIEIVSERDGNTEVVLRGSNADNAWLLCNESIVFLQKVTPNLITVFKRILALKELVLDISQMDDVTGNESEEVWTQDELVLVEEKLNKMIVSLSDYSNERCANLIVTKTEKDFVFSDLSQLSKLSTLIEDFSDEFEKVTGHCSNSMKLALRSFAMKYIQNLHSERRSQLTATLNAERWKSADVPNELQHLIDKISNSGNSANMQYETVKSDGKFLVINKENYAVVGTVQLLIKIMLEYCEATKQSPVIVQYLTHCMLELIRLFNSRCCQLVLGAGAIQSAGLKTISTSNLALVSRSLQVVLWLLPIIRQHLDQLQSKEVSLNGFSSIESDIVSHKQEIENKICLIVSNMLCSQLFGWDAKPPVPSQTFRNISKHLVKLHEALIDILPIEQIRNIYKRVHDNFKDKLREQLAKMNIVANGSPQHGVVTSELTFYLQTLKTLRVINDNDAEDNILYDIWLN